A genomic segment from Methanoplanus limicola DSM 2279 encodes:
- a CDS encoding type IV pilin N-terminal domain-containing protein: MKEYGYKNEEAVSPVVGVMLMLVVTIIIAAVVSAYAGGIGSTQQMAPQAAIAVEYSVADGMTMYHNGGDTLTVGEFRILLTPSSNYGSIESQSYVTEISPLLITDGEGNEWYDYKGGREIGRFAPGDIALISTENCYTHELTPNMVYIDRKGSTTNSGINQTKCIGSTFFLDFVTKEGQKIARVEVPIEP, translated from the coding sequence ATGAAAGAATACGGTTATAAAAATGAAGAGGCAGTATCTCCGGTTGTCGGGGTAATGCTGATGCTTGTTGTAACGATTATCATCGCTGCCGTTGTCAGTGCATATGCCGGAGGAATCGGATCAACACAGCAGATGGCTCCACAGGCTGCAATTGCTGTGGAATACAGTGTTGCAGACGGTATGACAATGTACCACAACGGCGGGGACACCCTCACAGTCGGAGAGTTCAGGATTCTTCTGACACCTTCAAGCAATTACGGCAGTATAGAATCACAGTCCTATGTAACTGAGATAAGCCCTCTGCTTATCACTGACGGAGAAGGTAATGAATGGTATGATTACAAAGGTGGAAGAGAAATAGGTAGATTTGCTCCGGGGGATATTGCACTTATCAGTACGGAAAACTGCTATACCCATGAGCTTACTCCAAATATGGTATATATTGACCGTAAAGGCTCCACTACAAATAGTGGTATTAACCAGACAAAATGTATAGGATCTACCTTCTTCCTTGACTTTGTCACAAAGGAAGGGCAGAAGATTGCCAGGGTTGAAGTACCTATAGAACCCTGA
- a CDS encoding type II/IV secretion system ATPase subunit, which produces MSDLVCKIKSKSSFFKKGDSEENECMDNATVENSLPEPDTEYAGNKNRFSQRLKLYNRFTGKKSDKSVLDPLNYYENEYPEIPSGNDESFLCDYEELERYWLKPPFSYAVIIRDEDRNFSYRVCEPKISNKEQLLLEEADSELRSVLIYDTQAKRDEIRIDHDTVHKIVKNFDRQIDDDRVGIICYYLDCNFHGYGKLDALMHDENIEDITCNGPGSPVFIYHRKYSNLPVNLSFAGEELNKFVLKVAQKADKQLSLTTPLVDATLPDGARAQITYSDVVSTKGSSFTIRKFKTEPITPVDLIDYRTYDPEILAFIWLCVESRKSALVVGGTASGKTSTMNALSLFIPQFSKIVSIEDTREIQMPHKNWLAMKTRETVTESRKGSVDMFSLLKTALRQRPEYIIVGEVRGSEAQTLFQAMNTGHTTYSTLHAGGVDQAINRLTTDPINVATAMFEALDLIIIQQLVYIGGRMVRKCISLNEITINRGVIEHNTLYRWSPADDSFQRIFSESNILKEIAYSHGWSQDDLEQEIQMRKEILESLLLRNIRKSDEITSEFYEYSKKGRYEFKE; this is translated from the coding sequence ATGTCGGACCTAGTATGCAAAATTAAAAGTAAATCCTCCTTTTTTAAAAAAGGTGATTCTGAAGAGAATGAATGCATGGACAATGCCACTGTGGAGAACAGTTTACCGGAACCGGATACAGAATATGCCGGAAATAAAAACCGGTTTTCACAGAGACTGAAATTATATAACAGATTTACGGGAAAGAAGTCAGATAAATCAGTTTTAGACCCGCTGAACTATTATGAAAATGAGTACCCGGAGATCCCGTCAGGAAATGATGAATCCTTCCTTTGTGATTATGAGGAACTGGAAAGGTACTGGCTAAAACCCCCTTTTTCCTATGCAGTAATAATACGTGATGAAGACAGGAATTTCAGTTACCGGGTATGTGAACCTAAAATATCAAATAAAGAGCAGCTTCTTCTGGAAGAGGCCGATTCAGAGTTAAGATCCGTCCTGATTTATGACACACAGGCAAAGAGGGATGAAATCAGAATTGATCACGACACTGTGCATAAAATCGTAAAAAATTTTGACAGGCAGATTGATGACGACAGGGTGGGTATTATCTGTTATTATCTGGACTGCAATTTTCACGGTTACGGAAAACTCGACGCCCTGATGCATGACGAAAATATCGAGGATATCACATGCAACGGCCCCGGTTCTCCGGTATTCATCTACCACAGGAAATATTCCAACCTTCCCGTAAACCTTTCCTTCGCCGGGGAAGAACTGAATAAATTTGTCCTTAAAGTCGCCCAGAAGGCCGATAAGCAGTTGTCCCTGACAACACCGCTTGTCGATGCCACTCTTCCGGACGGTGCAAGGGCACAGATCACCTACTCTGATGTGGTCTCAACGAAAGGCAGTTCATTTACAATCCGTAAGTTCAAAACCGAGCCGATAACGCCGGTAGATCTCATTGATTACCGGACATACGACCCTGAAATTCTGGCATTTATATGGCTGTGTGTTGAAAGCAGAAAAAGTGCACTGGTTGTAGGCGGAACGGCAAGCGGCAAAACTTCAACAATGAACGCCCTTTCACTGTTTATCCCGCAGTTCTCAAAGATTGTATCGATTGAGGATACAAGAGAGATCCAGATGCCGCATAAAAACTGGCTGGCAATGAAAACAAGGGAGACGGTTACCGAATCACGCAAAGGCAGTGTTGATATGTTCTCTCTATTAAAGACTGCCCTTAGACAGCGGCCTGAGTACATCATTGTCGGTGAAGTCAGGGGTTCGGAAGCACAGACACTTTTCCAGGCTATGAATACAGGACACACTACTTATTCAACCCTGCATGCAGGCGGTGTTGATCAGGCAATAAACCGGCTTACAACAGATCCTATTAATGTGGCAACAGCCATGTTTGAGGCTCTTGACCTGATAATCATTCAGCAGCTTGTGTATATAGGCGGAAGAATGGTGAGGAAGTGTATCTCGTTAAATGAGATTACCATAAACAGGGGTGTTATAGAGCATAATACCCTTTACAGGTGGAGTCCGGCGGATGACAGTTTTCAGAGAATTTTCAGTGAATCCAACATTCTAAAGGAGATTGCATACAGCCACGGATGGTCACAGGATGACCTGGAGCAGGAGATTCAGATGAGAAAAGAGATCCTTGAAAGTCTTCTTTTAAGGAACATTCGTAAATCTGATGAGATTACATCCGAATTTTATGAATATTCCAAGAAGGGCAGATATGAATTTAAGGAATAA
- a CDS encoding type IV pilin N-terminal domain-containing protein has translation MDNNNESGVSSVVGEMLMISIVLIIVAIFAASASQFAPQEREPSATIMVGSTGDSGHNVTLWHKGGDTLVKGSLQVILTGNNSRLVLYNQDLVVNNDSELRAFMPGDYMVVVTDEDVSGWDIQVVSSRSVLLFGRVED, from the coding sequence ATGGACAATAATAACGAAAGCGGTGTTTCGTCTGTTGTGGGCGAAATGCTGATGATAAGCATTGTATTAATTATTGTTGCAATTTTTGCAGCGTCAGCCTCACAGTTTGCACCGCAGGAGAGGGAGCCATCAGCCACCATTATGGTGGGATCGACAGGTGACTCCGGACATAATGTCACTCTCTGGCATAAAGGCGGCGATACTCTTGTAAAGGGAAGTCTTCAGGTCATTTTAACGGGAAACAACAGCAGGCTTGTTCTGTATAATCAGGATTTAGTTGTTAACAATGATTCGGAACTGAGGGCATTTATGCCCGGAGATTACATGGTTGTTGTAACGGATGAAGATGTAAGCGGATGGGACATCCAGGTTGTAAGCTCAAGATCGGTTCTTCTATTCGGGAGGGTTGAGGATTGA
- the bchH gene encoding magnesium chelatase subunit H: MIKITCISTVSSPSIIEAAHKIRKNFGIDIDFRLYYPHQIQNENIDEETVIRHLQSSDCVLLDIRGVGRANELAIKALRDKNSVCLNMMGPWSNLFEITRLGAMSGKEILAKSRANKEKSEPTVFKDDTARPPEKEKDENAPPEDRRKIMKDMLSESSGSLNREDIANYLQCIQYWREGGLENYSQMFILLLRRYLGQTGLPAPNPPLHHPDYAIFHPDLGYYTERDEYFAASGYNPEKPTLGIIFHGGMHLDQNIPSIKGLIGALPECNIIPVYANPENNIHSIEKYFMDGEKPLVDGIINLKWFRINGGPLGGNPEITQILLKKLNVPVFAPVSLFGQDVSEWEDSIAGISPVASIMSVIWPELDGCIEPIPICGLMPVEIEGEECSEIQVIPERIEKISGRILKWLRLKRLMNSEKKVAIIIYSYPPGEGNTGGASYLDTFVSVKRMLEKLKDNGYNVDIPEGKLHEIFEENCIVNSGSWFDISKTAENSFSWDLSSYLEYFNSFPPDVRDDVNEAWGTAPGNVMTLNDRFILPGMQYGNVLVAIQPARPPLTEDDVAKAAHDKTKPPHHQYIAFYRWLETVWGADLVFHVGTHGLAEFTKGKEIGMSSKCFPDILIGNMPHLYIYSVTNTSEATIAKRRLYGTMLSYNSPPFTTSDLYEKYIELEDLIAEHEEAERLSQEVRVKRTEEKIFEIAEELHFDLDSIHAIHEQVYEMKRSIIPQGLHTLGEMYKPEAYKHYIEFTIRYDRDGAKSLNRIIAESQKIPYDEAIRDKGNYATVLDSIDKKCSEIVSVLVEQGIDEAVVFSGTGEELHDDLRNTLNLGLTLAGDYADNGLELENCIRGLNTEFIAPRVGGDVIRKPEVLPTGGNLLQFDPTKIPTQTAFERGQEIAENTIQKYLNEEGKYPERVGTVLWGFETSNSGGETVGQILSYMGVRVTRKAGSWSPELKVVPMEELGRPRIDCHVSICGFFRDMFPNIMQMINKAVALVSALDESDEMNYVKKHSTENMQSLTEQLTEGLLDEKTAKKLSTARIYGPHGGEYGTRILGLMEDSVWKSEEDLAEVYMSSMSHIYTDNIHGQSQRALYENNVKSVEIVSQIRDRHDREIVDLDHYFEYFGGLNKAVETVSGKTPMLMISDTTKEAVYTEDVKDVIKRGTRTRLLNPKWIDEMLKHDYHGAQQIEERVYITLGFAATTHAVENWIWSSIAERFVYDEEMRKRLMENNRFAALGLTERLMEAEQRGYWEATEEELEKLRQAYMEMEGDIEERL; encoded by the coding sequence ATGATAAAAATTACATGCATCTCAACTGTATCATCACCTTCGATCATTGAGGCTGCACATAAAATCCGGAAAAATTTCGGGATTGATATCGATTTCCGGCTGTATTACCCGCACCAGATACAGAACGAAAACATAGATGAGGAGACTGTAATCAGGCATCTCCAATCTTCAGACTGCGTTCTGCTTGATATAAGAGGCGTGGGCAGGGCAAATGAACTTGCCATAAAGGCTCTCAGAGATAAAAACTCAGTCTGCCTTAACATGATGGGACCGTGGAGCAATCTCTTTGAAATCACACGCCTCGGGGCGATGTCGGGGAAGGAAATTCTTGCAAAATCACGGGCAAACAAGGAAAAATCAGAGCCAACGGTTTTTAAAGACGATACAGCCCGTCCTCCAGAAAAAGAGAAAGATGAGAATGCACCGCCGGAGGACAGGCGGAAGATAATGAAGGATATGCTCTCCGAAAGTTCAGGCTCACTGAACCGTGAGGATATTGCAAATTATCTGCAGTGTATCCAGTACTGGCGCGAGGGAGGACTGGAGAATTACTCGCAGATGTTTATACTTCTGCTCAGGAGATACCTCGGGCAGACCGGCCTTCCTGCACCAAACCCCCCTCTTCACCATCCGGATTACGCAATATTTCACCCCGACCTGGGATATTACACAGAACGGGACGAATACTTTGCTGCATCGGGATACAACCCGGAAAAGCCGACACTTGGCATAATATTTCACGGCGGAATGCACCTTGACCAGAATATCCCGTCAATAAAAGGGCTCATCGGAGCACTTCCCGAATGCAATATAATACCTGTATATGCAAACCCGGAGAACAACATCCATTCCATTGAGAAATACTTTATGGACGGTGAAAAACCGCTCGTTGACGGAATCATTAACCTGAAATGGTTCAGGATCAACGGCGGCCCACTTGGCGGAAACCCGGAAATAACACAGATCCTTCTAAAAAAACTCAATGTCCCGGTATTTGCGCCGGTATCACTCTTCGGCCAGGATGTTTCCGAATGGGAGGATTCGATCGCCGGAATTTCACCTGTTGCCTCTATAATGTCGGTTATCTGGCCTGAACTTGACGGTTGTATAGAGCCAATTCCAATATGCGGTCTTATGCCAGTCGAGATTGAAGGTGAAGAATGCAGTGAAATACAGGTTATTCCGGAAAGGATTGAAAAGATCTCCGGAAGGATACTCAAATGGCTCAGACTTAAAAGGCTGATGAACAGTGAAAAAAAGGTAGCCATAATTATATACAGCTATCCTCCGGGTGAAGGCAACACAGGAGGTGCCTCCTATCTTGACACTTTCGTCAGTGTAAAGCGTATGCTTGAAAAGCTGAAGGATAACGGATATAATGTCGATATACCTGAAGGAAAACTTCATGAGATCTTTGAGGAGAACTGCATTGTCAATTCCGGCTCATGGTTCGACATATCAAAAACAGCAGAGAACAGTTTTTCATGGGATTTATCATCTTACCTGGAATATTTCAACTCTTTCCCGCCAGATGTCCGGGATGACGTCAATGAGGCATGGGGAACTGCTCCCGGTAATGTCATGACCCTTAATGACAGGTTTATCCTTCCCGGAATGCAGTATGGAAATGTCCTTGTTGCTATTCAGCCTGCACGCCCTCCCCTGACCGAAGATGATGTAGCAAAGGCTGCACATGACAAGACAAAACCGCCGCATCACCAGTACATAGCATTCTACCGCTGGCTTGAGACAGTATGGGGGGCAGATCTTGTATTCCATGTCGGAACCCACGGGCTTGCCGAATTTACAAAAGGAAAAGAGATCGGAATGAGCAGTAAATGCTTCCCGGACATTCTCATAGGCAATATGCCGCACCTTTACATATATTCGGTGACAAACACCTCCGAGGCTACAATTGCCAAAAGGAGGCTTTACGGCACAATGCTCAGCTACAATTCTCCGCCGTTTACAACATCCGATCTCTATGAGAAGTATATAGAACTGGAAGATTTAATCGCAGAGCATGAAGAGGCAGAAAGGCTCTCACAGGAAGTCAGGGTAAAAAGAACGGAAGAGAAGATCTTTGAGATTGCAGAAGAGCTTCATTTTGACCTGGACAGCATACATGCAATTCATGAACAGGTCTATGAGATGAAGAGGTCAATAATTCCCCAGGGCCTTCATACTCTCGGTGAAATGTACAAACCTGAGGCATATAAGCATTATATTGAATTTACAATCCGGTATGACAGGGACGGAGCAAAATCCCTCAACAGGATAATTGCAGAATCACAAAAAATCCCCTATGATGAGGCAATAAGGGATAAAGGAAATTATGCAACTGTTCTTGACAGCATTGACAAAAAATGCTCTGAAATTGTCAGTGTTCTGGTTGAACAGGGCATTGATGAAGCTGTTGTCTTCTCAGGAACAGGCGAAGAGCTCCATGACGACCTGAGAAATACCCTTAATCTCGGCCTTACACTTGCAGGCGACTATGCCGACAACGGCCTTGAGCTTGAAAACTGCATCAGGGGGCTGAATACGGAGTTTATCGCACCGAGGGTCGGGGGCGATGTTATACGCAAACCGGAAGTGCTCCCGACCGGAGGCAACCTTCTTCAGTTTGATCCGACAAAAATCCCTACACAGACAGCTTTTGAACGGGGACAGGAGATTGCAGAGAATACGATTCAGAAATACCTTAATGAAGAAGGAAAGTACCCGGAGAGAGTAGGAACAGTCCTGTGGGGTTTTGAGACAAGCAACAGCGGAGGGGAGACAGTCGGGCAGATCCTCTCTTATATGGGTGTCAGGGTTACAAGAAAAGCCGGCTCATGGTCACCCGAACTAAAGGTTGTTCCGATGGAAGAGCTTGGCAGGCCAAGGATTGACTGCCATGTGAGCATATGCGGCTTTTTCCGTGACATGTTCCCAAACATCATGCAGATGATCAATAAGGCTGTTGCCCTTGTTTCAGCACTTGATGAATCTGATGAGATGAATTATGTAAAGAAGCATTCCACCGAAAATATGCAAAGCCTTACAGAACAGCTGACTGAAGGCCTGCTTGATGAAAAGACCGCAAAGAAATTGTCAACCGCAAGGATCTACGGCCCTCACGGGGGTGAATACGGAACACGGATACTGGGTCTTATGGAAGATTCTGTCTGGAAGAGTGAAGAGGACCTCGCTGAGGTTTACATGTCTTCCATGTCACACATATATACCGATAATATTCACGGTCAGAGCCAGAGGGCACTGTATGAGAATAATGTAAAATCGGTTGAGATAGTATCCCAGATCCGCGACAGGCATGACCGCGAGATAGTTGATCTTGACCACTATTTTGAATATTTCGGCGGGCTTAACAAGGCCGTTGAGACAGTATCCGGCAAAACACCGATGCTCATGATCTCTGATACAACAAAGGAGGCTGTCTATACAGAGGATGTTAAGGATGTCATCAAACGCGGTACCCGCACCAGGCTTTTAAACCCGAAATGGATAGATGAGATGCTTAAGCATGATTACCACGGGGCTCAGCAGATTGAGGAGAGGGTCTATATAACCCTCGGATTTGCAGCGACTACCCATGCGGTTGAAAACTGGATCTGGTCGTCTATTGCGGAAAGATTTGTGTATGATGAGGAGATGCGTAAGAGGCTTATGGAAAATAACCGGTTTGCAGCCCTTGGGCTGACTGAACGCCTGATGGAAGCGGAGCAGAGGGGTTACTGGGAAGCAACAGAGGAGGAACTTGAAAAACTCCGCCAGGCCTATATGGAGATGGAAGGTGATATTGAGGAGAGATTATAA
- a CDS encoding type IV pilin N-terminal domain-containing protein, with product MKEKNKDFEEAVSPVVGVMLMLVVTIIIAAVVSGFATGLGAGEKNAPQMTAETKIINTGYYYGSYFSLVVTGVSEPIPSSDLKIVTSWKANGTMNTTNIIPGVENFEYSSTQHGVAPWATGTGIEFGMNNIKNPEQWFGNYSISPGTSMRAYPCGAWGPNVDPAIYGGYGPGPDATYVYTDGTGYTIGDCIDPMQAVLGYNWNNLRNGDIVTVKILHTPSGKVIYDDNVAVQGG from the coding sequence ATGAAAGAGAAAAATAAGGATTTTGAGGAGGCTGTATCACCCGTTGTTGGTGTAATGCTGATGCTTGTTGTAACTATCATTATAGCAGCTGTTGTCAGCGGTTTTGCTACAGGATTAGGTGCAGGAGAGAAAAATGCTCCTCAGATGACCGCTGAGACAAAGATAATTAATACCGGTTACTATTATGGGAGCTACTTCTCACTTGTCGTAACCGGAGTAAGTGAGCCTATTCCAAGCAGTGACCTTAAGATTGTAACTTCATGGAAAGCAAACGGTACTATGAATACTACAAATATCATCCCCGGGGTAGAAAATTTTGAATATTCATCTACTCAACACGGCGTAGCTCCGTGGGCAACAGGTACAGGGATTGAATTTGGGATGAACAATATCAAGAATCCAGAGCAGTGGTTTGGAAACTATTCTATCTCACCCGGAACTTCAATGAGGGCGTACCCGTGCGGAGCGTGGGGTCCCAACGTAGACCCTGCAATATATGGCGGATACGGGCCGGGTCCTGATGCCACATATGTGTACACAGATGGCACCGGCTATACAATCGGTGATTGTATCGATCCTATGCAGGCAGTTTTGGGATATAACTGGAATAATCTGAGAAACGGAGATATCGTCACTGTGAAGATTCTCCACACCCCGTCCGGGAAAGTGATATATGATGACAATGTTGCAGTTCAGGGGGGATGA
- a CDS encoding type II secretion system F family protein, which yields MNIPRRADMNLRNNFLISSLNTEDFKRSLRASHIPVSSENYLLLLIAASLLIAINYIILVNFFILYDIEINPASLFSPQVAALILFVLIVGGFFIFGYIYPELVARGRKTRIELDLPYAVTYMQALSTTMTLLSIFRNVSENEDLYGEVSKECGMIVRDVEYFGDDLASAMRTVQNFTPSPGFSDLLNDLAMVFRTGGGMTEFFAAKSIHYRETAVQELDNTLKTMEIMAEIYVTAFVAGPIAIMIMIVAQNLSGQATVDMLEPLMYICLPIGATVMIYLLYILMPPDGLKVSTKGVLQSEYTDSVVTDEDSELVDEKFLKNLKSKKQMLRIKSIMKNPLKFYVSDYQYGLILGLLSAAAVALAYMNGNVAEIFPDYTFEIFICLLISAVMVPVALAYELRNWYLKQFEAQLPGFLRELSDMKDMGMTLQSAIHIISTSKIGVLTSEVKIASEEIKMGKTVSYALYNLEERIGLVSVKRAISLVMKASEVTDHLREILIIAIGDLEHYLKMKKQRFGVSFIYVAIIYLSYGIFLYSSYQLNVSFIDSFSGFDMNLDISSNVVNMFHISMILGLFSGIMAGQLSSNNIMAGFKHSVLFLAASVVLFTVII from the coding sequence ATGAATATTCCAAGAAGGGCAGATATGAATTTAAGGAATAATTTTCTGATTTCTTCACTTAATACGGAAGATTTTAAGAGGTCACTTCGGGCTTCGCATATACCTGTAAGCAGTGAGAATTATCTCCTGCTGCTTATAGCTGCAAGCCTGCTGATAGCAATAAATTATATCATACTTGTCAATTTTTTTATCCTGTATGATATTGAGATAAATCCTGCCTCACTATTCTCACCACAGGTTGCAGCCTTAATTCTTTTTGTGCTTATAGTAGGTGGATTTTTTATTTTCGGGTATATATACCCGGAACTCGTTGCCAGAGGAAGAAAAACCAGGATTGAACTTGATCTGCCTTATGCTGTAACCTATATGCAGGCACTTTCGACGACTATGACACTTCTCTCCATTTTCAGGAATGTATCTGAAAATGAGGACCTTTACGGAGAGGTATCAAAAGAGTGCGGTATGATTGTCAGGGATGTGGAATATTTTGGTGATGATCTCGCATCAGCCATGAGAACGGTCCAGAATTTCACACCGTCTCCGGGTTTTAGTGATCTATTAAATGACCTGGCAATGGTATTCAGGACCGGCGGAGGTATGACTGAATTCTTTGCTGCAAAGTCCATCCATTACCGTGAGACCGCAGTTCAGGAACTGGATAATACATTAAAGACGATGGAGATAATGGCCGAGATCTATGTTACGGCCTTTGTTGCCGGACCGATTGCCATTATGATTATGATAGTTGCGCAGAACCTGAGCGGACAGGCTACAGTTGATATGCTTGAACCTTTGATGTATATCTGCCTGCCCATAGGTGCAACTGTTATGATATACCTCCTGTATATCCTGATGCCGCCTGACGGACTTAAGGTCAGCACAAAAGGGGTTTTGCAGTCCGAATATACGGACTCGGTTGTTACTGACGAAGATTCGGAACTGGTTGACGAGAAGTTCCTGAAAAACCTGAAATCAAAGAAACAGATGCTCAGGATAAAATCAATAATGAAAAATCCGCTGAAGTTTTATGTCTCGGATTATCAGTATGGTCTTATCCTCGGGCTTCTCTCGGCAGCGGCGGTTGCACTTGCATATATGAACGGAAATGTAGCGGAAATATTTCCGGATTACACATTTGAAATTTTTATATGCCTTTTGATCTCCGCAGTTATGGTCCCGGTTGCACTGGCATATGAACTGAGAAACTGGTACCTGAAACAGTTTGAAGCACAGCTGCCGGGATTTTTAAGGGAACTGTCAGATATGAAGGATATGGGAATGACACTTCAGAGTGCCATCCATATTATTTCGACAAGCAAGATCGGAGTGTTAACTTCGGAGGTAAAGATTGCATCTGAAGAGATTAAGATGGGAAAGACCGTATCTTATGCATTATATAACCTTGAAGAGAGGATAGGGCTTGTATCTGTAAAAAGGGCAATCTCGCTTGTTATGAAGGCAAGTGAAGTCACGGATCATTTACGGGAGATATTAATTATTGCCATTGGTGATCTCGAACACTACCTTAAGATGAAAAAACAGAGATTCGGGGTGTCGTTCATATACGTGGCGATCATTTATCTCTCATACGGAATTTTCCTATATTCATCCTATCAGCTGAATGTATCCTTCATTGATAGTTTTTCAGGGTTTGACATGAACCTGGACATCAGTTCAAATGTCGTAAATATGTTTCATATTTCAATGATTCTCGGACTGTTTTCAGGAATTATGGCAGGTCAGCTCAGTTCAAACAATATAATGGCCGGATTTAAGCACAGTGTCCTCTTTCTGGCCGCTTCGGTTGTTTTGTTTACGGTGATAATTTAA
- a CDS encoding class I SAM-dependent methyltransferase, with product MAMERRPGYDMNFPDELAGAMRRAEKLGVNYPEGYYEDMARKYSTDNVPYPYIVRHIGIPRIMKHFFYGNAHKIRGNFLDYGCGTGDAIRQLIRDGYPSEKVHGFDVNDGSISLGADIYLDEEFIRKLTTVAPEFPETSEVYDLVYSGSVVHVIRDEDEFRQYLNNACNALKKDGIFFGSTLGLEEFADKRNGQGPPRLMRSSELYDAFSKAGFSGIRIITEEMPDMRRRSAGNMCLYQFYARK from the coding sequence ATGGCAATGGAAAGACGGCCCGGATATGATATGAATTTCCCTGATGAGCTGGCAGGTGCGATGAGAAGAGCTGAGAAACTTGGTGTAAATTATCCGGAGGGCTATTATGAGGATATGGCCCGGAAGTACAGTACCGATAATGTCCCTTACCCGTATATTGTGAGGCATATCGGAATTCCACGGATTATGAAGCATTTCTTCTATGGAAATGCGCATAAAATCAGAGGGAATTTTCTCGATTACGGATGCGGAACAGGGGATGCAATCCGCCAGCTTATCCGTGACGGCTATCCGTCTGAGAAGGTTCACGGATTTGATGTAAATGACGGGAGCATCAGCCTTGGGGCTGATATTTACCTTGATGAGGAGTTTATCCGGAAGCTTACTACTGTTGCACCTGAGTTCCCGGAAACATCTGAGGTTTATGATCTTGTCTATTCAGGAAGTGTTGTGCATGTTATAAGGGATGAGGATGAGTTCAGGCAATACCTGAATAATGCCTGTAATGCTCTAAAAAAAGACGGGATATTTTTCGGTTCAACACTCGGACTTGAGGAATTTGCTGATAAGAGAAACGGACAGGGTCCTCCGAGGCTGATGAGATCTTCTGAACTTTATGACGCATTTTCCAAAGCCGGCTTTTCCGGCATCAGAATAATTACTGAGGAGATGCCGGATATGAGGAGGAGATCTGCCGGGAATATGTGTCTGTATCAGTTTTACGCCCGGAAATAA